A genomic window from Labrus bergylta chromosome 7, fLabBer1.1, whole genome shotgun sequence includes:
- the LOC110005228 gene encoding myosin heavy chain, fast skeletal muscle-like, which yields MSTDAEMAIYGKAAIYLRKPEKERIEAQNKPFDAKSACYVTDVKELYVKGTILKKDGGKVTVKTLDTQEEKTVKEDDVTPMNPPKYDKIEDMAMMTHLNEASVLYNLKERYAAWMIYTYSGLFCATVNPYKWLPVYDQEVVNAYRGKKRMEAPPHIFSVSDNAFQFMATDRENQSVLITGESGAGKTVNTKRVIQYFATISVGGPKRDASKGSLEDQIIAANPLLEAYGNAKTVRNDNSSRFGKFIRIHFGTTGKLASADIETYLLEKSRVTFQLPDERGYHIFYQMMTNHKPEIIEMTLITSNPYDFPMCSMGQITVASIDDKVELEATDNAIDILGFSGEEKVSIYKMTGAVLHHGSMKFKQKQREEQAEPDGTEDADKVAYLLGLNSADMLKALCYPRVKVGNEFVTKGQTVPQVMNSVTALAKSIYEKMFLWMVVRINQMLDTKQPRQFYIGVLDIAGFEIFDFNTLEQLCINFTNEKLQQFFNHHMFVLEQEEYKKEGIIWEFIDFGMDLAACIELIEKPMGIFSILEEECMFPKATDTSFKNKLYDQHLGKNKAFEKPKPAKGKAEAHFSLVHYAGTVDYNIGGWLDKNKDPLNESVLQLYQKSSVKLLAALYPPVVEEVGKKGGKKKGGSMQTVSSQFRENLGKLMTNLRSTHPHFVRCLIPNESKTPGLMENFLVIHQLRCNGVLEGIRICRKGFPSRILYADFKQRYKVLNASVIPEGQFIDNKKASEKLLGSIDVPHDEYKFGHTKVFFKAGLLGTLEEMRDEKLASLVTMTQALCRGYVMRKEFVKMTERREAIYSIQYNIRSFMNVKHWPWMKVYYKIKPLLKSAETEKELQQMKENYDKMKTDLAAALAKKKELEEKFVSLLQEKNDLQLQVASESENLSDAEERCEGLIKSKIQMEAKCKEITERLEDEEEINAELTAKKRKLEDECSELKKDIDDLELTLAKVEKEKHATENKVKNLTEEMASQDESIAKLTKEKKALQESHQQTLDDLQAEEDKVNTLTKAKTKLEQQVDDLEGSLEQEKKLRMDLERSKRKLEGDLKLAQESIMDLENDKQQSDEKIKKKDFEVSQLLSKIEDEQSMGAQLQKKIKELQARIEELEEEIEAERAARAKVEKQRADLSRELEEISERLEEAGGATAAQIEMNKKREAEFQKLRRDLEESTLQHEATAAALRKKQADSVAELGEQIDNLQRVKQKLEKEKSEFKMEIDDLSSNMEAVAKAKGNLEKMCRTLEDQLSELKTKNDENVRQNNDMSAQKARLLTENGEFGRQIEEKEALVSQLTRGKQAFTQQIEELKRQIEEEVKAKNALAHGMQSARHDCDLLREQFEEEQEAKAELQRGMSKANSEVAQWRTKYETDAIQRTEELEESKKKLAQRLQEAEEQIEAVNSKCASLEKTKQRLQSEVEDLMIDVERANGLAANLDKKQRNFDKVLAEWKQKYEEGQAELEGAQKEARSLSTELFKMKNSYEEALDQLETMKRENKNLQQEISDLTEQIGETGKSIHELEKSKKQVETEKSEIQTALEEAEGTLEHEESKILRVQLELNQIKGEVDRKLAEKDEEMEQIKRNSQRVIDSMQSNLDSEVRSRNDALRIKKKMEGDLNEMEIQLSHANRQAAESQKQLRNVQAQLKDAQLHLDDAVRAQEDLKEQAAMVDRRNGLMVAEIEELRAALEQTERSRKTAEQELVDASERVGLLHSQNTSLMNTKKKLESELVQVQSEVDDTVQEARNAEEKAKKAITDAAMMAEELKKEQDTSAHLERMKKNLEVAVKDLQHRLDEAENLAMKGGKKQLQKLESRVRELESEVEAEQRRGADAVKGVRKYERRVKELTYQTEEDKKNVTRLQDLVDKLQLKVKAYKRQAEESEEQANVHLSKCRKVQHELEEAEERADIAETQVNKLRAKSRDSGKGKEAE from the exons ATGAGTACGGACGCAGAGATGGCCATTTATGGCAAGGCTGCCATTTACCTCCGTAAGCCTGAGAAGGAGAGAATCGAGgctcaaaacaaaccttttgaTGCCAAGAGTGCCTGCTATGTGACTGATGTGAAGGAGCTGTATGTGAAGGGAACAATCCTTAAGAAGGATGGTGGCAAAGTCACCGTCAAAACCCTGGACACTCAGGAG GAGAAAACAGTTAAAGAAGATGACGTCACTCCAATGAACCCTCCCAAGTACGACAAAATTGAGGACATGGCCATGATGACCCATCTCAATGAAGCCTCTGTGCTTTATAACCTCAAAGAGCGTTATGCAGCATGGATGATCTAT ACCTACTCTGGGTTGTTCTGTGCCACTGTGAACCCCTACAAATGGCTCCCAGTGTATGACCAAGAGGTTGTAAATGCCTACAGAGGCAAGAAGCGTATGGAGGCTCCACCCCACATCTTCTCCGTCTCTGACAACGCTTTTCAGTTCATGGCTACTG ATAGGGAGAACCAGTCCGTCTTGATCAC TGGAGAATCTGGTGCTGGAAAGACTGTGAACACAAAGCGTGTCATCCAGTACTTTGCAACCATCTCAGTTGGTGGCCCAAAGAGGGACGCATCAAAG GGTTCCCTTGAGGATCAGATTATTGCAGCTAATCCTCTGCTGGAGGCCTATGGTAACGCCAAAACTGTGAGGAATGACAACTCATCTCGTTTC GGTAAATTCATCAGAATCCATTTCGGCACAACTGGCAAACTGGCTAGTGCTGATATTGAGACGT ATCTGCTGGAGAAGTCTAGAGTGACATTCCAGCTTCCTGATGAGAGAGGCTACCATATCTTCTACCAGATGATGACCAACCACAAACCTGAGATTATTG AAATGACACTCATCACAAGCAACCCCTACGACTTCCCCATGTGCAGCATGGGTCAGATCACTGTTGCCAGCATTGATGACAAAGTTGAGCTGGAAGCCACTGAT AATGCTATTGATATCCTGGGCTTCAGTGGTGAAGAGAAAGTCAGCATCTACAAGATGACTGGTGCTGTGCTCCACCATGGTAGCATGAAGTTCAAACAGAAACAGCGTGAGGAACAGGCTGAGCCTGACGGCACAGAAG ATGCTGACAAGGTTGCATACTTGCTGGGTCTGAACTCTGCTGACATGCTGAAGGCTCTGTGCTATCCCAGAGTGAAGGTCGGAAATGAGTTTGTGACCAAGGGACAGACTGTACCTCAG gtAATGAACTCAGTGACTGCCCTGGCCAAGTCTATCTATGAGAAAATGTTCTTGTGGATGGTAGTCCGTATCAACCAGATGTTGGACACCAAACAGCCAAGGCAGTTCTACATTGGAGTGCTGGATATTGCTGGCTTTGAAATCTTTGAT TTCAACACTTTGGAGCAGCTCTGCATCAACTTCACCAATGAGAAACTGCAACAGTTTTTCAACCACCACATGTTTGtcctggagcaggaggagtacAAGAAGGAGGGTATTATCTGGGAGTTCATTGACTTTGGCATGGACTTGGCTGCCTGTATTGAGCTGATTGAGAAG CCCATGGGTATCTTCTCCATCCTTGAAGAGGAGTGCATGTTCCCCAAGGCAACAGACACATCTTTCAAGAACAAGCTGTATGACCAGCATCTCggcaaaaacaaagcatttgAGAAGCCCAAGCCCGCAAAGGGCAAGGCTGAGGCCCACTTCTCCCTGGTGCACTATGCTGGTACAGTGGACTACAACATCGGTGGCTGGCTGGACAAGAACAAGGATCCACTGAATGAGTCTGTTCTGCAGCTGTACCAAAAGTCCTCAGTTAAACTGCTGGCTGCTCTGTATCCTCCTGTTGTTGAAG AGGTTGGCAAGAAGGGAGGCAAGAAGAAGGGTGGTTCTATGCAGACTGTGTCTTCACAGTTTAGG GAGAACTTGGGCAAGCTGATGACTAACTTGAGGAGCACTCATCCTCACTTTGTGCGTTGCCTGATTCCCaatgagtcaaagactccag GTCTGATGGAGAACTTCCTGGTCATCCACCAGCTCAGGTGTAACGGTGTACTGGAGGGTATCAGAATCTGCAGGAAAGGTTTCCCCAGCAGAATCCTCTATGCTGACTTCAAGCAGAG ATACAAGGTGCTGAATGCCAGTGTCATCCCTGAGGGCCAGTTCATTGATAACAAGAAGGCTTCAGAGAAGCTGCTTGGATCAATTGATGTTCCTCATGACGAGTATAAATTTGGACACACCAAG GTGTTCTTCAAGGCTGGTCTTCTGGGTACTCTTGAGGAGATGAGAGATGAAAAGCTGGCATCTCTGGTCACCATGACTCAGGCTCTCTGCCGTGGTTACGTCATGAGAAAGGAGTTTGTGAAGATGACAGAGAGGag ggaAGCCATTTATTCCATCCAGTACAACATCCGCTCATTCATGAATGTCAAACACTGGCCATGGATGAAAGTGTACTACAAGATCAAGCCTCTGCTCAAGAGCGCTGAAACTGagaaggagctgcagcagatgaAAGAGAACTATGACAAGATGAAGACAGATTTGGCTGCTGCCCTAGCCAAGAaaaaggagctggaggagaagttTGTGTCCCTTCTGCAGGAGAAGAATGATCTGCAGCTGCAAGTCGCATCT GAATCAGAGAATCTGTCAGATGCTGAGGAGAGATGTGAGGGTCTTATCAAGAGCAAAATTCAGATGGAGGCCAAATGCAAAGAGATCACTGAGAGgctggaggatgaagaggaaatcAATGCTGAGCTCACtgccaaaaagagaaaactggaGGATGAATGCTCTGAGCTCAAGAAGGATATTGATGATCTGGAGCTTACCCTGGCCAAAGTGGAGAAGGAGAAACACGCCACTGAGAACAAG GTGAAGAACCTGACTGAGGAGATGGCCTCTCAGGATGAGAGCATTGCCAAGCTGACCAAGGAAAAGAAAGCCCTTCAGGAATCTCACCAACAGACTCTTGATGATCTGCAGGCTGAGGAAGACAAGGTCAACACTCTGACCAAGGCCAAGACCAAGCTTGAGCAGCAAGTGGATGAT CTTGAGGGTTCTCTGGAGCAAGAGAAGAAGCTGCGTATGGACCTTGAGAGATCCAAGAGGAAGCTTGAGGGTGATCTGAAACTGGCCCAGGAATCCATAATGGATCTTGAGAATGACAAGCAGCAGTCTGatgagaaaattaaaaa GAAGGACTTTGAAGTCAGCCAGCTCCTTAGCAAGATTGAGGATGAGCAGTCAATGGGTGCTCAGCTTCAGAAGAAGATCAAGGAGCTTCAG GCCCGTATTGAAGAACTGGAGGAGGAGATTGAGGCTGAGCGTGCAGCTCGTGCCAAAGTTGAGAAGCAGAGAGCTGACCTCTCCAGGGAACTTGAGGAGATCAGTGAGAGGCTGGAGGAGGCCGGTGGAGCCACTGCTGCCCAGATTGAGATGAACAAGAAACGTGAAGCAGAGTTCCAGAAGCTCCGCCGTGATCTTGAGGAATCCACTCTGCAGCATGaagccactgctgctgctcttcgcAAGAAGCAGGCTGACAGCGTTGCTGAGCTGGGAGAGCAGATTGACAACCTCCAGCGTGTCAAGCAGAAGCTTGAGAAGGAAAAGAGTGAATTCAAGATGGAGATTGATGACCTCTCCAGCAACATGGAGGCTGTTGCTAAAGCAAAG GGAAATCTTGAAAAGATGTGCCGTACTCTTGAGGACCAACTTAGTGAACTGAAGACCAAGAATGATGAAAATGTCCGTCAAAACAATGACATGAGTGCACAGAAAGCACGTCTCCTGACAGAAAATG GTGAGTTTGGCCGTCAAATTGAAGAGAAAGAAGCTCTCGTCTCCCAGCTGACCAGAGGCAAACAGGCCTTCACTCAGCAGATTGAAGAGCTGAAGAGACAGATTGAAGAGGAGGTTAAG GCCAAGAATGCCCTTGCCCATGGAATGCAATCAGCCCGCCATGACTGTGACCTGCTGAGGGAGCAGtttgaggaggagcaggaggcaaAGGCTGAGCTGCAGCGTGGAATGTCCAAGGCCAATAGTGAAGTGGCTCAGTGGAGAACCAAGTATGAAACTGATGCCATCCAGCGCACTGAGGAGCTTGAGGAATCCAA gaaaaagcTTGCCCAGCGCCTCCAGGAGGCTGAGGAGCAGATTGAGGCTGTCAATTCCAAGTGTGCTTCTCTGGAGAAGACCAAACAGAGGCTCCAGAGTGAGGTGGAGGACCTCATGATTGATGTGGAGAGAGCTAATGGTCTGGCTGCCAACTTggacaagaagcagagaaacTTTGACAAG GTGTTGGCAGAGTGGAAACAGAAGTATGAGGAGGGTCAGGCAGAGCTTGAGGGAGCTCAGAAGGAGGCTCGTTCTCTCAGCACTGAGCTGTTCAAGATGAAGAACTCATATGAGGAAGCTCTGGATCAGCTGGAGACCATGAAGCGTGAAAACAAGAACCTGCAAC AGGAGATCTCAGATCTCACTGAACAGATTGGTGAGACTGGCAAGAGCATCCATGAGCTGGAGAAGTCCAAGAAGCAGGTGGAGACTGAGAAGTCTGAGATCCAGACAGCTCTTGAAGAGGCTGAG GGAACTTTGGAACATGAAGAGTCCAAAATCCTGCGTGTCCAGCTTGAGCTCAACCAGATTAAGGGTGAGGTAGACAGGAAGCTGGCTGAGaaggatgaggagatggagcagATCAAGAGGAATAGCCAGAGGGTGATTGACTCCATGCAGAGCAATCTGGACTCTGAGGTCAGGAGCAGGAATGATGCCCTGAGAATCaagaagaagatggagggaGACCTGAATGAGATGGAGATTCAGCTGAGCCACGCCAATCGCCAGGCTGCTGAGTCCCAGAAGCAGCTGAGGAATGTTCAGGCACAGTTGAAG GATGCACAACTGCACCTTGATGATGCTGTCAGAGCTCAGGAAGACCTCAAGGAACAGGCTGCTATGGTAGATCGCAGGAACGGTCTCATGGTTGCTGAAATTGAGGAACTTAGAGCTGCTCTGGAACAGACTGAGAGAAGCCGCAAAACTGCTGAGCAGGAGCTGGTGGACGCAAGTGAGCGTGTTGGACTTCTGCATTCTCAG AATACAAGCCTTATGAACACCAAGAAGAAGCTTGAGTCTGAGCTGGTCCAAGTCCAGAGTGAAGTCGATGACACAGTTCAGGAAGCAAggaatgcagaggagaaggcCAAGAAGGCCATCACTGAT GCTGCTATGATGgctgaggagctgaagaaggagcAGGATACCAGTGCTCACCtggagaggatgaaaaagaaCCTTGAGGTTGCTGTCAAGGATCTGCAGCACCGCCTGGACGAGGCTGAGAATCTGGCCATGAAGGGTGGCAAGAAGCAGCTCCAGAAACTTGAGTCTAGG GTTCGTGAGCTGGAGTCAGAGGTTGAGGCTGAGCAGAGACGTGGAGCTGATGCTGTTAAGGGTGTGCGCAAATATGAGAGGAGAGTAAAAGAGCTGACCTACCAG ACTGAAGAGGACAAGAAAAATGTTACCAGGCTGCAGGATCTGGTTGACAAGTTGCAGCTCAAGGTGAAGGCCTACAAGAGGCAGGCTGAGGAATCG GAGGAGCAGGCCAATGTTCATCTGTCCAAGTGCAGGAAGGTCCAGCATGagctggaggaggctgaggagcgTGCTGACATTGCAGAGACCCAGGTTAACAAGCTGAGAGCTAAGAGCCGTGACTCTGGCAAG ggAAAAGAGGCCGAGTAA
- the LOC110005230 gene encoding putative nuclease HARBI1: protein MLVFLYWLASATSYRVVEEAFAIPTPTVFDLVHKASKRVLAIVKRVIRFPTAAEMDGVGAGFARLAGSAVFARAAGSIDGCHVRVVAPAAHEQAYLNRRLFHSIQFQAICDHRGKFLDVFVGYPGSVHDAHVLRHSDVYVHQLYPPQAWFLIGDVGYPCIQDHITLITPYREPVQSPVHHRFNSKRSRARLVVEQAFGVMKTRWRTIFLKAMAVRIPFAVEVITCCAVLFCTTCAWVQRTWNPLLIRTWMRLTLMLLLILRWLMAFEIGLQLQSQHL from the coding sequence ATGCTGGTGTTCCTCTACTGGCTGGCTAGTGCCACATCATACCGTGTCGTGGAAGAGGCTTTTGCAATTCCAACGCCAACAGTCTTTGACTTGGTGCACAAGGCCAGTAAGAGGGTCCTTGCCATTGTGAAGCGGGTGATCCGTTTCCCCACTGCTGCAGAGATGGACGGAGTTGGTGCTGGTTTTGCTCGCCTTGCGGGGTCGGCAGTGTTTGCTCGTGCGGCTGGCAGCATTGATGGCTGCCATGTGAGAGTGGTTGCCCCAGCAGCACACGAGCAGGCATATTTAAACCGCAGACTCTTCCACTCGATCCAGTTCCAGGCCATCTGTGACCACAGGGGGAAGTTCCTGGACGTCTTTGTGGGTTACCCTGGATCAGTCCATGATGCACATGTCCTCAGGCACTCTGATGTGTATGTTCATCAGCTGTACCCCCCTCAGGCATGGTTCCTCATTGGAGACGTTGGATACCCCTGCATCCAAGACCACATCACCCTCATCACACCCTAtcgggagccagtgcagagccCTGTACACCACAGGTTCAATAGCAAGCGCTCCAGAGCCAGGCTTGTTGTAGAGCAGGCCTTTGGGGTCATGAAAACAAGGTGGCGGACCATCTTCCTCAAGGCTATGGCAGTGAGAATTCCATTTGCCGTGGAGGTGATAacctgctgtgctgtgctgttcTGCACAACCTGTGCCTGGGTACAGAGGACCTGGAATCCCCTTCTGATCAGGACGTggatgaggctgaccctgatGCTCCTGCTCATCCTCAGGTGGCTGATGGCCTTCGAGATCGGCTTGCAGCTGCAGTCTCAGCACCTGTAG